The Manis javanica isolate MJ-LG chromosome 4, MJ_LKY, whole genome shotgun sequence genome contains a region encoding:
- the MED24 gene encoding mediator of RNA polymerase II transcription subunit 24 isoform X2, whose protein sequence is MKVVNLKQAILQAWKERWSDYQWAINMKKFFPKGATWDILNLAEALLEQAMIGPSPNPLILSYLKYAISSQMISYSSVLTAISKFDDFSRDLCVQALLDIMDMFCDRLSCHGKAEECIGLCRALLSALHWLLRCTSASAERLRDGLEAGTPAAVEKQLAMCLQRLEKTLSSTKNRALLHIAKLEEASSWTAIEHSLLKLGEILANLSSPQLRSQAEQCGTLIRSIPTMLAVHSEQLHKTGFPTVHAVVLLEGTMNLTGETQPLVEQLMMVKRMQHIPTPLFVLEIWKACFVGLIESPEGTEELKWTAFTFLKIPQVLVKLKYSHGDKDFTEDVNCAFEFLLKLTPLLDKADQRCNCDCTNFLLQECNKQGLLSEASMTNLMGKRAADREQAPQAKSGENANIQPNPGLILRAEPTVTNILKTMDADHSKSPEGLLGVLGHMLSGKSLDLLLAAAAATGKLKSFARKFINLNEFTTHGTEESTKPASVRALLFDISFLMLCHVAQTYGSEVILSESSTGAEMPFFETWMQTCMPEEGKILNPDHPCFWPDSTKVESLVALLNNSSEMKLVQMKWHEACLSISAAILEILNAWENGVLAFESIQKITDNIKGKVCSLAVCAVAWLVAHVRMLGLDEREKSLQMIRQLAGPLYSENTLQFYNERVVIMSSILEHMCADVLQQTAAQIKFPSTGVDMMPYWNLLPPKRPIKEVLTDIFAKVLEKGWVDSRSIHIFDTLLHMGGVYWFCNNLIKELLKETRKEHTQRAVELLYAIFCLDMQQVTLVLLGHILPGLLTDSSKWHSLMDPPGTALAKLAVWCALSSYSSHKGQASSRQKKRHREDIEDYISLFPLDDIQPSKLMRLLSSSEEDTSILSSPTDRSTSSSLSASQLHTVNMRDPLNRVLANLFLLISSILGSRTAGPHTQFVQWFMEECVDCLEQGGQGSILQFMPFTTVSELVKVSAVSSPKVVLAITDLSLPLGRQAAAKAIAAL, encoded by the exons ATGAAAGTGGTGAACCTGAAACAAGCCATTTTGCAAGCCTGGAAAGAGCGATGGAGTGACTACCAGTGGGCAATCAACATGAAGAAATTCTTTCCCAAAGGAGCCACCTGGGACATTCTCAACCTAGCAG AAGCACTACTGGAGCAGGCCATGATTGGACCTTCCCCCAATCCTCTCATCCTGTCCTACCTGAAGTATGCCATTAGTTCCCAG ATGATCTCCTactcctctgtcctcacagctatCAGTAAG TTCGATGACTTTTCCCGGGACCTGTGTGTCCAGGCTCTGCTGGATATCATGGACATGTTTTGTGACCGACTGAG CTGTCACGGCAAAGCAGAGGAGTGCATCGGGCTGTGCCGGGCCCTGCTCAGCGCCCTCCACTGGCTGCTGCGCTGCACCTCAGCCTCTGCGGAGCGGCTCAGGGACGGACTGGAGGCCGGCACTCCAGCCGCTGTGGAGAAGCAGCTTGCCATGTGCCTGCAGCGCCTGGAGAAGACCCTCAGCAGCACCAAGAACCGGGCCCTGCTCCACATCGCCAAACTAGAGGAGGCCT CCTCCTGGACTGCCATTGAACATTCTCTCTTGAAGCTTGGGGAGATCCTGGCCAATCTCAGCAGCCCCCAGCTCCGGAGCCAGGCTGAACAGTGTGGCACGCTCATTAGGAG CATCCCCACGATGCTGGCTGTGCACTCTGAGCAGCTGCATAAGACTGGCTTCCCGACAGTCCATGCGGTGGTCTTGCTTGAGGGCACCATGAACCTGACAGGCGAGACCCAGCCGCTGGTGGAACAGCTGATGATGGTGAAGCGCATGCAG CATATCCCCACCCCACTTTTTGTCCTGGAGATCTGGAAAGCTTGCTTCGTGGGGCTTATCGAGTCTCCTGAGGGTACAGAGGAGCTGAAGTGGACTGCTTTCACCTTCCTTAAG ATTCCACAGGTTTTGGTGAAGTTGAAATATTCCCATGGGGACAAG GACTTCACCGAGGATGTCAACTGTGCTTTTGAGTTCCTGCTGAAGCTCACACCCTTGCTGGATAAAGCTGACCAGCGCTGCAA CTGTGACTGTACCAACTTCCTACTCCAAGAATGTAACAAGCAGGGGCTTCTGTCTGAGGCCAGTATGACCAACCTTATGGGCAAGCG TGCAGCAGACCGGGAACAGGCACCCCAGGCAAAGTCAGGAGAAAATGCCAACATCCAGCCAAACCCCGGGCTGATCCTCCGGGCAGAGCCCACTGTCACAAACATCCTCAAG ACAATGGATGCAGACCACTCCAAGTCCCCAGAGGGGCTGCTGGGGGTCCTAGGCCACATGCTGTCCGGGAAGAGTCTGGACTTGCTCCTGGCTGCTGCCGCTGCCACTGGGAAGCTGAAGTCCTTCGCCCGGAAATTCATCAA TTTGAATGAGTTCACGACCCACGGCACTGAGGAAAGCA CCAAACCAGCCTCAGTTCGAGCCTTGCTCTTTGACATCTCCTTCCTTATGCTGTGCCACGTGGCCCAGACCTATGGCTCAGAG GTGATTCTGTCTGAGTCAAGCACAGGAGCAGAGATGCCCTTCTTTGAGACCTGGATGCAGACCTGCATGCCTGAGGAAGGCAAAATCCTGAACCCCGACCACCCATGCTTCTGGCCCGACTCCACCAAAGTGGAGTCCCTGGTGGCCCTGCTCAACAACTCATCAGAGATGAAGCTCGT GCAGATGAAGTGGCACGAAGCCTGTCTCAGCATTTCAGCAGCCATCTTGGAAATCCTCAATGCCTGGGAAAACGGGGTCCTGGCCTTTGAGTCCATCCAG aAAATCACAGATAATATCAAGGGGAAGGTTTGCAGCCTGGCAGTGTGTGCCGTGGCTTGGCTTGTGGCCCACGTGCGGATGCTGGGGCTGGATGAGCGTGAGAAGTCGCTGCAGATGATCCGCCAACTGGCAGGGCCACTGTATAGTGAGAACACCCTGCAGTTCTACAATGAGAG ggtgGTGATCATGAGCTCCATCCTGGAGCATATGTGTGCCGACGTGCTACAGCAGACAGCTGCGCAGATCAAGTTCCCATCCACGGGTGTGGATATGATGCCCTACTGGAACCTGCTGCCCCCTAAGCGACCCATCAAGGAGGTGCTGACGGACATATTTGCCAAGGTGCTGGAGAAGGGATGGGTGGACAGCCGCTCCATCCACATCTTTGACACCCTGCTGCACATGGGAGGTGTCTACTGGTTCTGCAACAACTTGATTAAG GAGCTGTTGAAGGAGACGCGGAAGGAGCACACGCAGCGGGCAGTGGAGCTGCTCTACGCCATCTTCTGTCTGGACATGCAGCAAGTGACcctggtcctgctgggccacatcCTGCCTGGCCTGCTCACCGACTCCTCCAAATGGCACAGCCTCATGGATCCCCCTGGCACTGCTCTCGCCAA GCTTGCTGTCTGGTGTGCCCTGAGTTCCTACTCCTCCCACAAGGGACAGGCGTCCTCCCGCCAAAAGAAGAGACACCGAGAAGACATTGAG GATTATATCAGCCTCTTCCCCTTGGATGACATACAGCCCTCCAAGCTGATGCGACTGCTGAGCTCCAGCGAGGAGGACACCAGCATCCTTTCGAGTCCCA CCGACCGGTCCACGAGCAGCTCCCTGTCAGCCTCTCAGCTCCACACAGTCAACATGCGAGACCCACTGAACCGAGTCCTGG CCAACCTGTTCCTGCTCATTTCCTCCATCCTGGGATCGCGGACCGCGGGCCCCCACACCCAGTTTGTGCAGTGGTTCATGGAGGAGTGTGTGGACTGCCTGGAGCAGGGCGGCCAGGGCAGCATCCTGCAGTTTATGCCCTTCACCACT GTATCGGAACTGGTGAAGGTGTCAGCTGTATCCAGCCCCAAGGTAGTTCTGGCCATCACTGACCTCAGCCTGCCCCTGGGCCGCCAAGCAGCTGCCAAAGCCATTGCTGCACTCTGA
- the MED24 gene encoding mediator of RNA polymerase II transcription subunit 24 isoform X3, whose amino-acid sequence MGHGTFGCIKIISMISYSSVLTAISKFDDFSRDLCVQALLDIMDMFCDRLSCHGKAEECIGLCRALLSALHWLLRCTSASAERLRDGLEAGTPAAVEKQLAMCLQRLEKTLSSTKNRALLHIAKLEEASLHTSQGLGQGGTRANQPTASWTAIEHSLLKLGEILANLSSPQLRSQAEQCGTLIRSIPTMLAVHSEQLHKTGFPTVHAVVLLEGTMNLTGETQPLVEQLMMVKRMQHIPTPLFVLEIWKACFVGLIESPEGTEELKWTAFTFLKIPQVLVKLKYSHGDKDFTEDVNCAFEFLLKLTPLLDKADQRCNCDCTNFLLQECNKQGLLSEASMTNLMGKRAADREQAPQAKSGENANIQPNPGLILRAEPTVTNILKTMDADHSKSPEGLLGVLGHMLSGKSLDLLLAAAAATGKLKSFARKFINLNEFTTHGTEESTKPASVRALLFDISFLMLCHVAQTYGSEVILSESSTGAEMPFFETWMQTCMPEEGKILNPDHPCFWPDSTKVESLVALLNNSSEMKLVQMKWHEACLSISAAILEILNAWENGVLAFESIQKITDNIKGKVCSLAVCAVAWLVAHVRMLGLDEREKSLQMIRQLAGPLYSENTLQFYNERVVIMSSILEHMCADVLQQTAAQIKFPSTGVDMMPYWNLLPPKRPIKEVLTDIFAKVLEKGWVDSRSIHIFDTLLHMGGVYWFCNNLIKELLKETRKEHTQRAVELLYAIFCLDMQQVTLVLLGHILPGLLTDSSKWHSLMDPPGTALAKLAVWCALSSYSSHKGQASSRQKKRHREDIEDYISLFPLDDIQPSKLMRLLSSSEEDTSILSSPTDRSTSSSLSASQLHTVNMRDPLNRVLANLFLLISSILGSRTAGPHTQFVQWFMEECVDCLEQGGQGSILQFMPFTTVSELVKVSAVSSPKVVLAITDLSLPLGRQAAAKAIAAL is encoded by the exons ATGGGTCATGGCACCTTTGGATGTATCAAAATCATCTCa ATGATCTCCTactcctctgtcctcacagctatCAGTAAG TTCGATGACTTTTCCCGGGACCTGTGTGTCCAGGCTCTGCTGGATATCATGGACATGTTTTGTGACCGACTGAG CTGTCACGGCAAAGCAGAGGAGTGCATCGGGCTGTGCCGGGCCCTGCTCAGCGCCCTCCACTGGCTGCTGCGCTGCACCTCAGCCTCTGCGGAGCGGCTCAGGGACGGACTGGAGGCCGGCACTCCAGCCGCTGTGGAGAAGCAGCTTGCCATGTGCCTGCAGCGCCTGGAGAAGACCCTCAGCAGCACCAAGAACCGGGCCCTGCTCCACATCGCCAAACTAGAGGAGGCCT CATTGCATACATCCCAGGGACTTGGGCAGGGTGGCACCCGAGCCAATCAACCAAcag CCTCCTGGACTGCCATTGAACATTCTCTCTTGAAGCTTGGGGAGATCCTGGCCAATCTCAGCAGCCCCCAGCTCCGGAGCCAGGCTGAACAGTGTGGCACGCTCATTAGGAG CATCCCCACGATGCTGGCTGTGCACTCTGAGCAGCTGCATAAGACTGGCTTCCCGACAGTCCATGCGGTGGTCTTGCTTGAGGGCACCATGAACCTGACAGGCGAGACCCAGCCGCTGGTGGAACAGCTGATGATGGTGAAGCGCATGCAG CATATCCCCACCCCACTTTTTGTCCTGGAGATCTGGAAAGCTTGCTTCGTGGGGCTTATCGAGTCTCCTGAGGGTACAGAGGAGCTGAAGTGGACTGCTTTCACCTTCCTTAAG ATTCCACAGGTTTTGGTGAAGTTGAAATATTCCCATGGGGACAAG GACTTCACCGAGGATGTCAACTGTGCTTTTGAGTTCCTGCTGAAGCTCACACCCTTGCTGGATAAAGCTGACCAGCGCTGCAA CTGTGACTGTACCAACTTCCTACTCCAAGAATGTAACAAGCAGGGGCTTCTGTCTGAGGCCAGTATGACCAACCTTATGGGCAAGCG TGCAGCAGACCGGGAACAGGCACCCCAGGCAAAGTCAGGAGAAAATGCCAACATCCAGCCAAACCCCGGGCTGATCCTCCGGGCAGAGCCCACTGTCACAAACATCCTCAAG ACAATGGATGCAGACCACTCCAAGTCCCCAGAGGGGCTGCTGGGGGTCCTAGGCCACATGCTGTCCGGGAAGAGTCTGGACTTGCTCCTGGCTGCTGCCGCTGCCACTGGGAAGCTGAAGTCCTTCGCCCGGAAATTCATCAA TTTGAATGAGTTCACGACCCACGGCACTGAGGAAAGCA CCAAACCAGCCTCAGTTCGAGCCTTGCTCTTTGACATCTCCTTCCTTATGCTGTGCCACGTGGCCCAGACCTATGGCTCAGAG GTGATTCTGTCTGAGTCAAGCACAGGAGCAGAGATGCCCTTCTTTGAGACCTGGATGCAGACCTGCATGCCTGAGGAAGGCAAAATCCTGAACCCCGACCACCCATGCTTCTGGCCCGACTCCACCAAAGTGGAGTCCCTGGTGGCCCTGCTCAACAACTCATCAGAGATGAAGCTCGT GCAGATGAAGTGGCACGAAGCCTGTCTCAGCATTTCAGCAGCCATCTTGGAAATCCTCAATGCCTGGGAAAACGGGGTCCTGGCCTTTGAGTCCATCCAG aAAATCACAGATAATATCAAGGGGAAGGTTTGCAGCCTGGCAGTGTGTGCCGTGGCTTGGCTTGTGGCCCACGTGCGGATGCTGGGGCTGGATGAGCGTGAGAAGTCGCTGCAGATGATCCGCCAACTGGCAGGGCCACTGTATAGTGAGAACACCCTGCAGTTCTACAATGAGAG ggtgGTGATCATGAGCTCCATCCTGGAGCATATGTGTGCCGACGTGCTACAGCAGACAGCTGCGCAGATCAAGTTCCCATCCACGGGTGTGGATATGATGCCCTACTGGAACCTGCTGCCCCCTAAGCGACCCATCAAGGAGGTGCTGACGGACATATTTGCCAAGGTGCTGGAGAAGGGATGGGTGGACAGCCGCTCCATCCACATCTTTGACACCCTGCTGCACATGGGAGGTGTCTACTGGTTCTGCAACAACTTGATTAAG GAGCTGTTGAAGGAGACGCGGAAGGAGCACACGCAGCGGGCAGTGGAGCTGCTCTACGCCATCTTCTGTCTGGACATGCAGCAAGTGACcctggtcctgctgggccacatcCTGCCTGGCCTGCTCACCGACTCCTCCAAATGGCACAGCCTCATGGATCCCCCTGGCACTGCTCTCGCCAA GCTTGCTGTCTGGTGTGCCCTGAGTTCCTACTCCTCCCACAAGGGACAGGCGTCCTCCCGCCAAAAGAAGAGACACCGAGAAGACATTGAG GATTATATCAGCCTCTTCCCCTTGGATGACATACAGCCCTCCAAGCTGATGCGACTGCTGAGCTCCAGCGAGGAGGACACCAGCATCCTTTCGAGTCCCA CCGACCGGTCCACGAGCAGCTCCCTGTCAGCCTCTCAGCTCCACACAGTCAACATGCGAGACCCACTGAACCGAGTCCTGG CCAACCTGTTCCTGCTCATTTCCTCCATCCTGGGATCGCGGACCGCGGGCCCCCACACCCAGTTTGTGCAGTGGTTCATGGAGGAGTGTGTGGACTGCCTGGAGCAGGGCGGCCAGGGCAGCATCCTGCAGTTTATGCCCTTCACCACT GTATCGGAACTGGTGAAGGTGTCAGCTGTATCCAGCCCCAAGGTAGTTCTGGCCATCACTGACCTCAGCCTGCCCCTGGGCCGCCAAGCAGCTGCCAAAGCCATTGCTGCACTCTGA
- the MED24 gene encoding mediator of RNA polymerase II transcription subunit 24 isoform X1, whose product MKVVNLKQAILQAWKERWSDYQWAINMKKFFPKGATWDILNLAEALLEQAMIGPSPNPLILSYLKYAISSQMISYSSVLTAISKFDDFSRDLCVQALLDIMDMFCDRLSCHGKAEECIGLCRALLSALHWLLRCTSASAERLRDGLEAGTPAAVEKQLAMCLQRLEKTLSSTKNRALLHIAKLEEASLHTSQGLGQGGTRANQPTASWTAIEHSLLKLGEILANLSSPQLRSQAEQCGTLIRSIPTMLAVHSEQLHKTGFPTVHAVVLLEGTMNLTGETQPLVEQLMMVKRMQHIPTPLFVLEIWKACFVGLIESPEGTEELKWTAFTFLKIPQVLVKLKYSHGDKDFTEDVNCAFEFLLKLTPLLDKADQRCNCDCTNFLLQECNKQGLLSEASMTNLMGKRAADREQAPQAKSGENANIQPNPGLILRAEPTVTNILKTMDADHSKSPEGLLGVLGHMLSGKSLDLLLAAAAATGKLKSFARKFINLNEFTTHGTEESTKPASVRALLFDISFLMLCHVAQTYGSEVILSESSTGAEMPFFETWMQTCMPEEGKILNPDHPCFWPDSTKVESLVALLNNSSEMKLVQMKWHEACLSISAAILEILNAWENGVLAFESIQKITDNIKGKVCSLAVCAVAWLVAHVRMLGLDEREKSLQMIRQLAGPLYSENTLQFYNERVVIMSSILEHMCADVLQQTAAQIKFPSTGVDMMPYWNLLPPKRPIKEVLTDIFAKVLEKGWVDSRSIHIFDTLLHMGGVYWFCNNLIKELLKETRKEHTQRAVELLYAIFCLDMQQVTLVLLGHILPGLLTDSSKWHSLMDPPGTALAKLAVWCALSSYSSHKGQASSRQKKRHREDIEDYISLFPLDDIQPSKLMRLLSSSEEDTSILSSPTDRSTSSSLSASQLHTVNMRDPLNRVLANLFLLISSILGSRTAGPHTQFVQWFMEECVDCLEQGGQGSILQFMPFTTVSELVKVSAVSSPKVVLAITDLSLPLGRQAAAKAIAAL is encoded by the exons ATGAAAGTGGTGAACCTGAAACAAGCCATTTTGCAAGCCTGGAAAGAGCGATGGAGTGACTACCAGTGGGCAATCAACATGAAGAAATTCTTTCCCAAAGGAGCCACCTGGGACATTCTCAACCTAGCAG AAGCACTACTGGAGCAGGCCATGATTGGACCTTCCCCCAATCCTCTCATCCTGTCCTACCTGAAGTATGCCATTAGTTCCCAG ATGATCTCCTactcctctgtcctcacagctatCAGTAAG TTCGATGACTTTTCCCGGGACCTGTGTGTCCAGGCTCTGCTGGATATCATGGACATGTTTTGTGACCGACTGAG CTGTCACGGCAAAGCAGAGGAGTGCATCGGGCTGTGCCGGGCCCTGCTCAGCGCCCTCCACTGGCTGCTGCGCTGCACCTCAGCCTCTGCGGAGCGGCTCAGGGACGGACTGGAGGCCGGCACTCCAGCCGCTGTGGAGAAGCAGCTTGCCATGTGCCTGCAGCGCCTGGAGAAGACCCTCAGCAGCACCAAGAACCGGGCCCTGCTCCACATCGCCAAACTAGAGGAGGCCT CATTGCATACATCCCAGGGACTTGGGCAGGGTGGCACCCGAGCCAATCAACCAAcag CCTCCTGGACTGCCATTGAACATTCTCTCTTGAAGCTTGGGGAGATCCTGGCCAATCTCAGCAGCCCCCAGCTCCGGAGCCAGGCTGAACAGTGTGGCACGCTCATTAGGAG CATCCCCACGATGCTGGCTGTGCACTCTGAGCAGCTGCATAAGACTGGCTTCCCGACAGTCCATGCGGTGGTCTTGCTTGAGGGCACCATGAACCTGACAGGCGAGACCCAGCCGCTGGTGGAACAGCTGATGATGGTGAAGCGCATGCAG CATATCCCCACCCCACTTTTTGTCCTGGAGATCTGGAAAGCTTGCTTCGTGGGGCTTATCGAGTCTCCTGAGGGTACAGAGGAGCTGAAGTGGACTGCTTTCACCTTCCTTAAG ATTCCACAGGTTTTGGTGAAGTTGAAATATTCCCATGGGGACAAG GACTTCACCGAGGATGTCAACTGTGCTTTTGAGTTCCTGCTGAAGCTCACACCCTTGCTGGATAAAGCTGACCAGCGCTGCAA CTGTGACTGTACCAACTTCCTACTCCAAGAATGTAACAAGCAGGGGCTTCTGTCTGAGGCCAGTATGACCAACCTTATGGGCAAGCG TGCAGCAGACCGGGAACAGGCACCCCAGGCAAAGTCAGGAGAAAATGCCAACATCCAGCCAAACCCCGGGCTGATCCTCCGGGCAGAGCCCACTGTCACAAACATCCTCAAG ACAATGGATGCAGACCACTCCAAGTCCCCAGAGGGGCTGCTGGGGGTCCTAGGCCACATGCTGTCCGGGAAGAGTCTGGACTTGCTCCTGGCTGCTGCCGCTGCCACTGGGAAGCTGAAGTCCTTCGCCCGGAAATTCATCAA TTTGAATGAGTTCACGACCCACGGCACTGAGGAAAGCA CCAAACCAGCCTCAGTTCGAGCCTTGCTCTTTGACATCTCCTTCCTTATGCTGTGCCACGTGGCCCAGACCTATGGCTCAGAG GTGATTCTGTCTGAGTCAAGCACAGGAGCAGAGATGCCCTTCTTTGAGACCTGGATGCAGACCTGCATGCCTGAGGAAGGCAAAATCCTGAACCCCGACCACCCATGCTTCTGGCCCGACTCCACCAAAGTGGAGTCCCTGGTGGCCCTGCTCAACAACTCATCAGAGATGAAGCTCGT GCAGATGAAGTGGCACGAAGCCTGTCTCAGCATTTCAGCAGCCATCTTGGAAATCCTCAATGCCTGGGAAAACGGGGTCCTGGCCTTTGAGTCCATCCAG aAAATCACAGATAATATCAAGGGGAAGGTTTGCAGCCTGGCAGTGTGTGCCGTGGCTTGGCTTGTGGCCCACGTGCGGATGCTGGGGCTGGATGAGCGTGAGAAGTCGCTGCAGATGATCCGCCAACTGGCAGGGCCACTGTATAGTGAGAACACCCTGCAGTTCTACAATGAGAG ggtgGTGATCATGAGCTCCATCCTGGAGCATATGTGTGCCGACGTGCTACAGCAGACAGCTGCGCAGATCAAGTTCCCATCCACGGGTGTGGATATGATGCCCTACTGGAACCTGCTGCCCCCTAAGCGACCCATCAAGGAGGTGCTGACGGACATATTTGCCAAGGTGCTGGAGAAGGGATGGGTGGACAGCCGCTCCATCCACATCTTTGACACCCTGCTGCACATGGGAGGTGTCTACTGGTTCTGCAACAACTTGATTAAG GAGCTGTTGAAGGAGACGCGGAAGGAGCACACGCAGCGGGCAGTGGAGCTGCTCTACGCCATCTTCTGTCTGGACATGCAGCAAGTGACcctggtcctgctgggccacatcCTGCCTGGCCTGCTCACCGACTCCTCCAAATGGCACAGCCTCATGGATCCCCCTGGCACTGCTCTCGCCAA GCTTGCTGTCTGGTGTGCCCTGAGTTCCTACTCCTCCCACAAGGGACAGGCGTCCTCCCGCCAAAAGAAGAGACACCGAGAAGACATTGAG GATTATATCAGCCTCTTCCCCTTGGATGACATACAGCCCTCCAAGCTGATGCGACTGCTGAGCTCCAGCGAGGAGGACACCAGCATCCTTTCGAGTCCCA CCGACCGGTCCACGAGCAGCTCCCTGTCAGCCTCTCAGCTCCACACAGTCAACATGCGAGACCCACTGAACCGAGTCCTGG CCAACCTGTTCCTGCTCATTTCCTCCATCCTGGGATCGCGGACCGCGGGCCCCCACACCCAGTTTGTGCAGTGGTTCATGGAGGAGTGTGTGGACTGCCTGGAGCAGGGCGGCCAGGGCAGCATCCTGCAGTTTATGCCCTTCACCACT GTATCGGAACTGGTGAAGGTGTCAGCTGTATCCAGCCCCAAGGTAGTTCTGGCCATCACTGACCTCAGCCTGCCCCTGGGCCGCCAAGCAGCTGCCAAAGCCATTGCTGCACTCTGA